Proteins from a genomic interval of Crassostrea angulata isolate pt1a10 chromosome 7, ASM2561291v2, whole genome shotgun sequence:
- the LOC128193059 gene encoding tetraspanin-1-like → MALDCDLILMIVFFTINIIFCFMGLGLIIVGSLTFRNVSDINTDHIKSLLECIQAVSEVTTLSIILIIIGVVIFVFAGLGFFGAYSKRKYILVEYANLVFMLLVMKIIVISLWLTMKSEVETEIQSKMLESLKNNFVADTVSSTNSFSNEWNYMFMKLDCCGVNPVVSTTNDFDATSWCTTSGSCQATSSQIPKTCCLNVDENTYTSAPSGCHASVNSGTYNAQGCYDVLKEALLSYSSSILGLLFTTIFIEIFAVICAFLIRSKDRQLWRTHCPILCKCLPLDAPATK, encoded by the exons ATGGCTCTCGATTGTGATTTGATACTTATGATAGTGTTTTTTACCATCAACATAATATTTTGT TTCATGGGATTGGGGTTAATCATTGTTGGGAGCCTAACTTTCAGAAACGTGTCTGATATTAACACAGACCATATCAAGTCTCTTCTGGAATGCATCCAAGCAGTCAGTGAGGTCACCACTCTGTCCATAATTCTTATAATTATCGGAGTGGTCATTTTCGTATTTGCTGGTTTGGGGTTCTTTGGAGCATATTCAAAACGAAAGTACATACTAGTTGAG tacgcAAACTTAGTTTTCATGCTTCTTGTAATGAAGATCATTGTCATATCTTTGTGGCTTACAATGAAAAGTGAGGTAG AGACGGAAATACAAAGCAAAATGCTTGagtctttgaaaaataattttgtagcGGATACTGTTTCATCCACCAATTCTTTTTCCAATGAATGGAACTACATGTTCATGAAG CTGGACTGTTGTGGCGTGAATCCTGTCGTATCAACAACAAATGATTTTGATGCCACGTCTTGGTGTACTACATCGGGATCATGTCAGGCCACTAGTTCACAGATTCCAAAGACCTGCTGTCTCAATGTTGACGAAAACACGTATACTTCGGCTCCAAGTGGCTGTCATGCAAGCGTTAACAGTGGAACATACAATGCACAG GGATGTTACGATGTATTAAAGGAAGCATTGCTATCATATTCATCCAGCATTCTTGGTCTATTATTTACAACTATATTCATTGAG ATATTCGCTGTGATCTGTGCGTTTCTGATTCGTAGCAAAGATAGACAACTCTGGCGCACCCATTGTCCTATCCTCTGTAAGTGCTTACCGTTGGATGCACCGGCAACTAAGTAA
- the LOC128193060 gene encoding tetraspanin-9-like → MASCCSKIKELWSRPGKLKTVFLAINILLIVSGLACIVLGALAHSEASDIDTDRIEPLMDTITMKAIQPLGVVKNLSIILILLGVFIVLITILAIVVILYGAVHSTKFVQVRYSSLMLMCFLWSALAIVLLTNTNNTVNEMKDKMVLALNHFKADETSNSNSISNAWNLLFMILDCCGVNAVVSTTNDFDATTWCTTLGSCQATSSQIPKTCCLNVDENTYTSAPTGCHASVNSGTYNAQGCHDALKEKLLKYSSYILVAVIITIILEALAVVIGFILPFQHDQVSPNE, encoded by the exons ATGGCGTCCTGCTGTTCCAAAATCAAAGAGCTATGGAGTCGTCCTGGAAAACTTAAGACAGTGTTTCTGGCAATCAATATACTGCTCATA GTAAGTGGATTGGCGTGTATTGTACTGGGGGCTTTGGCACACTCAGAAGCGTCAGATATCGACACAGACCGTATAGAACCCCTAATGGATACAATTACAATGAAAGCCATCCAACCACTCGGCGTGGTCAAAAATCTGTCAATTATTCTTATTTTACTCGGAGTGTTCATAGTTTTAATTACTATATTGGCTATTGTGGTGATTTTATATGGAGCTGTTCATTCAACAAAGTTTGTACAAGTTCGG TATTCATCGTTAATGTTGATGTGTTTTCTGTGGTCAGCATTAGCCATAGTACTGTTGACCAACACAAACAACACG GTAAATGAAATGAAAGACAAAATGGTCCTtgctttaaatcattttaaagcaGATGAAACATCGAACAGCAATTCTATATCGAATGCTTGgaatttattgtttatgatA CTTGATTGTTGTGGAGTAAATGCTGTCGTATCAACAACAAATGATTTTGATGCTACAACTTGGTGTACTACTTTGGGATCATGTCAGGCCACTAGTTCACAGATTCCAAAGACTTGCTGTCTCAATGTTGACGAAAACACGTACACTTCGGCTCCGACTGGGTGTCATGCAAGCGTTAACAGTGGAACATACAATGCACAG GGTTGTCATGATGCATTAAAGGAAAAGTTGCTGAAATACTCATCGTACATTCTCGTTGCTGTTATTATAACTATTATTCTAGAG gcACTTGCTGTGGTGATAGGTTTCATTTTGCCTTTTCAGCATGATCAAGTGAGCCCAAACGAATGA